One window of Deltaproteobacteria bacterium genomic DNA carries:
- a CDS encoding ABC transporter permease — protein MNSFFLTRLLARRLLQSKKSDVLFSMTSWVAVLSMALGVAALFISLSVTTGFQKVYKEAMLRFNSHLVLTKAGEIENPENLEEKFPATFRNEIVGINPFLYREGMVVSGDSLRGVVIKGVPLENFQKLSHMEMIIREPSLIVGSGWLPFVKNDEVRILFPHDNREETVKKFRIGGSFESGLYEYDSSFAFLPLEEAQNDFGVGRRVSGIEIWLKQADRADYWKKELQPVFDFPYVLMSWRDINENLFRALDFEKRVFFILMLVLTMVASLNLLASLIMFLLQSRRQIALLRCLGFSWSRIKKIFLLDALLIGSAGLSLGLLLSVTSLWLIQKWSLIPLAKEIYFVETVPVQFSFINFLLVAGSAIGIVLLGSLLTLGGLRRLPILSALVEK, from the coding sequence ATGAATAGTTTTTTTCTCACCCGGCTTCTGGCGAGGCGTCTTCTCCAGTCAAAAAAGTCTGATGTGTTATTTTCGATGACAAGTTGGGTTGCGGTATTGAGTATGGCACTCGGTGTTGCGGCCCTTTTTATCTCTCTCTCGGTCACGACCGGATTTCAAAAGGTTTATAAGGAGGCGATGTTGCGGTTCAATTCCCATCTCGTTCTGACAAAGGCGGGCGAGATCGAGAACCCTGAAAATCTGGAAGAAAAGTTTCCTGCCACGTTTCGGAACGAGATTGTCGGGATCAACCCTTTTCTCTACCGGGAAGGGATGGTCGTCTCAGGAGACTCGCTCCGGGGTGTCGTGATCAAGGGAGTGCCGCTCGAAAACTTTCAAAAACTTTCACACATGGAGATGATCATTCGTGAGCCTTCCCTGATTGTCGGGAGCGGATGGCTTCCTTTTGTTAAAAATGACGAGGTTCGCATCCTGTTCCCTCACGATAACCGCGAAGAGACCGTCAAGAAATTCCGGATCGGGGGCTCTTTTGAATCCGGCTTGTATGAATACGATTCTTCATTTGCCTTTTTGCCCCTTGAGGAGGCGCAGAATGATTTTGGTGTCGGCCGACGGGTCTCGGGCATCGAGATCTGGCTGAAGCAGGCTGATCGAGCCGATTACTGGAAGAAGGAGTTGCAGCCGGTTTTTGATTTTCCCTATGTCCTGATGAGCTGGCGTGACATCAATGAAAATCTCTTTCGTGCCCTTGATTTTGAGAAAAGGGTCTTCTTTATCCTCATGCTTGTCTTGACCATGGTCGCCTCGTTGAACCTGCTGGCCTCTCTTATCATGTTTTTGTTGCAAAGCCGGCGGCAGATCGCCTTGCTGCGATGCCTCGGTTTCAGCTGGTCCCGGATCAAAAAAATCTTTCTTTTAGATGCCCTTCTGATAGGTTCCGCCGGTTTGAGTTTGGGGCTTCTTTTGTCGGTGACTTCGTTGTGGTTGATACAAAAATGGTCGCTGATCCCTTTGGCCAAGGAGATTTATTTTGTGGAGACAGTCCCGGTTCAGTTTTCTTTCATCAACTTTTTACTCGTGGCGGGGTCTGCCATCGGCATTGTTCTTTTGGGATCTCTGCTGACCTTGGGAGGGCTCCGTCGTTTGCCGATTCTGTCAGCCCTTGTTGAAAAATAA
- a CDS encoding ABC transporter ATP-binding protein, translated as MSLLIEAKGIHKVYRGQALETAVLKGVDLQIARGSLTLITGASGSGKSTLLHILGSLDRPTAGKIYLNERDLYEEGDEALAQLRNQEIGFVFQAYHLLPDMTALENVMIPLLIRGRSSQESRLQSEKVLDRVGLAHRFNHRPSQLSGGEQQRVAIARAVVGSPSLLFADEPTGNLDRRSGEQVLELLLELQAKEGMALVMVTHNEEISQKFSIRYLLKDGLLGKSKG; from the coding sequence ATGTCACTACTGATCGAAGCAAAAGGGATTCATAAGGTTTATCGGGGACAAGCACTTGAAACCGCGGTCTTGAAAGGGGTTGACCTGCAGATCGCCCGCGGTTCTCTCACACTCATTACGGGGGCCTCAGGGTCGGGCAAGAGTACCCTCCTTCATATTTTAGGTTCTCTGGACCGACCAACCGCCGGGAAGATTTATTTAAACGAAAGGGATCTTTATGAAGAGGGGGATGAGGCTCTAGCGCAACTGCGCAATCAGGAGATCGGCTTTGTCTTTCAGGCCTACCACCTCTTGCCCGATATGACGGCCCTGGAGAACGTCATGATCCCGTTGCTCATTCGAGGCCGATCCTCTCAAGAGAGCCGTCTGCAATCGGAAAAAGTTCTGGATCGGGTCGGGCTGGCCCATCGTTTTAATCATCGTCCCTCCCAGCTTTCAGGTGGAGAACAGCAGAGGGTTGCGATTGCGCGCGCTGTTGTCGGTTCACCGTCACTTCTTTTTGCCGATGAGCCGACCGGGAACCTCGATCGGCGAAGTGGCGAACAGGTGCTGGAGCTTCTCCTGGAGTTGCAAGCAAAAGAGGGGATGGCTCTCGTGATGGTGACCCATAATGAGGAGATTTCTCAGAAATTTTCGATCCGTTACCTGCTCAAGGATGGTCTGTTGGGGAAGAGTAAAGGATAA
- the bamA gene encoding outer membrane protein assembly factor BamA — MKGLRNSFILLLIGASFPLQAEPMITSIKVEGNQAVETRSVLSTIESRVGSSFSRAKVRQDIEALFQMGSFEDIRVEKKDGSNGVQLIFKVVEKTKITKIIFEGNKKIREEKLRELVDLKAYSSFDAAQLNTAVRKIREHYQEEGYHLAEILTEYRKDPESEGRQLVFKIRENASIRVKRVHFIGNKAFSDVKLRKLLKSQEKGRWSWLTSSGKYKEELIHRDIAFLTYHYQNHGYLKVRVTAPQVAISQDRKWLTLTFHIEEGHPYKIASVDIQGEILTTREEMMSGLKTKPGQLYSREKLEEDLQRFSLLYGDQGYAYAAINPAIVPNDEARTADITFVIDKGKQVFIEKINISGNSLTRDKVIRRELQIKENTLYSESGMRESQRRVEALGFFEEVNFATPRGSTDELIVVNVTVKEKPTGTFTIGAGFSSAENFIFNASIAKNNFFGFGISGQLASELSSRRQLFLLSVEDPYFLDSPWILGISGFRTVNVFEDFDRESFGGSLTFGRRVFDYSTFRFIYQLEDVDIGDLRTTVPARFTSNLSGLTSSATLSLQRDTRNNRIFPSKGMFQSLSSEFAGLGGDTRFVRVVENFRYYIPIGKYIVGKTNFSIGNMATLESSATIPLFERFFMGGINSLRGYTLRSIGPSEPVTNTTTGAQTDFIFGGNKMLQMNLELELPLYPQAGFKAVTFFDTGQTFAEEEQFGINNLRSDYGFGFRWNSPLGPLRFEWGIPINRQPNEGSVVFNFAIGSFF; from the coding sequence ATGAAAGGTCTTCGAAACAGTTTTATTCTCTTGTTGATCGGGGCTTCCTTCCCCCTTCAGGCGGAACCGATGATCACCTCCATCAAGGTGGAGGGGAATCAGGCGGTTGAAACGCGATCAGTCCTCTCCACCATTGAATCTCGTGTTGGCTCCTCCTTTTCCCGTGCGAAGGTGCGGCAGGATATCGAGGCGCTTTTCCAGATGGGGAGCTTTGAGGATATCCGGGTTGAAAAAAAAGACGGCTCCAACGGCGTGCAATTGATCTTCAAGGTTGTGGAGAAGACCAAGATCACAAAAATTATTTTTGAGGGGAATAAAAAGATCCGGGAAGAGAAGCTTCGCGAACTGGTTGATTTAAAGGCCTACAGCTCTTTTGATGCGGCACAGCTCAACACGGCAGTCCGGAAGATCCGCGAGCATTATCAGGAAGAGGGATATCACCTTGCCGAGATCCTCACGGAATACCGTAAGGATCCGGAGAGCGAGGGTCGACAGCTTGTCTTCAAGATTCGTGAGAATGCCTCGATTCGTGTCAAGCGGGTTCATTTTATCGGCAACAAGGCGTTTTCGGACGTTAAGCTCCGGAAACTTTTAAAGAGTCAGGAGAAGGGGCGCTGGTCCTGGCTCACCTCGAGCGGTAAGTATAAGGAGGAGTTGATCCACCGGGACATCGCCTTCCTGACCTATCACTATCAGAACCATGGGTATCTGAAGGTTCGTGTGACGGCCCCTCAGGTCGCCATTTCACAGGACCGGAAGTGGCTCACCCTGACCTTTCACATTGAGGAGGGGCATCCCTACAAGATCGCCTCGGTCGATATCCAGGGGGAGATCCTCACAACGCGCGAGGAGATGATGAGTGGGCTTAAGACAAAACCGGGCCAGCTCTATTCACGCGAAAAACTGGAGGAGGATCTGCAGAGGTTTTCCCTCCTTTATGGAGACCAGGGGTATGCCTATGCCGCGATCAATCCGGCAATCGTGCCGAATGATGAGGCACGAACCGCTGACATCACGTTTGTGATCGACAAAGGAAAACAGGTCTTCATTGAAAAGATCAATATCTCCGGCAATTCGCTGACGCGCGATAAGGTGATCCGTCGCGAATTGCAGATCAAGGAGAACACCCTTTATAGTGAAAGCGGGATGCGGGAATCCCAGCGGCGTGTGGAGGCGCTTGGATTCTTTGAAGAGGTTAACTTTGCGACGCCTCGCGGTTCAACGGACGAATTAATTGTCGTTAATGTCACCGTGAAAGAGAAGCCAACCGGCACCTTCACGATTGGTGCCGGATTCTCCTCGGCAGAAAATTTCATTTTTAACGCCTCCATCGCCAAAAATAACTTTTTCGGTTTTGGTATCAGCGGCCAACTGGCGTCCGAACTCTCCTCCCGAAGACAACTCTTCCTGCTTTCCGTGGAGGATCCTTACTTTCTCGATTCTCCCTGGATCCTTGGAATTTCCGGATTCCGGACCGTGAACGTTTTTGAAGACTTTGATCGTGAGTCATTCGGTGGATCGCTGACATTCGGACGGCGTGTCTTTGACTACTCGACCTTCCGTTTCATTTATCAGCTTGAGGATGTTGATATTGGAGACCTCCGGACGACTGTTCCGGCCCGGTTTACCTCGAATCTCTCCGGACTCACCTCGAGCGCCACATTGTCCCTCCAACGCGATACGCGGAACAACCGGATCTTCCCTTCCAAGGGGATGTTTCAGTCGCTCTCCAGCGAGTTTGCAGGACTGGGCGGGGATACGCGTTTTGTCCGGGTGGTAGAAAACTTTCGATACTATATCCCCATCGGCAAATACATTGTCGGAAAGACAAATTTCTCGATCGGTAATATGGCGACCTTGGAGTCCTCGGCCACGATTCCTCTCTTTGAGCGGTTCTTTATGGGGGGGATCAACTCACTGCGTGGCTACACGTTGCGATCGATCGGTCCTTCTGAGCCGGTCACGAATACGACGACCGGGGCCCAGACCGACTTCATTTTCGGCGGGAACAAGATGCTCCAGATGAATCTGGAGCTCGAACTGCCGCTTTATCCGCAGGCCGGTTTCAAGGCGGTTACCTTTTTTGATACCGGCCAGACGTTTGCGGAGGAGGAACAGTTTGGGATTAACAACCTCCGCTCCGATTACGGTTTTGGATTCCGCTGGAACTCGCCGCTCGGTCCCCTCCGTTTTGAGTGGGGGATCCCGATCAACCGTCAGCCGAATGAAGGTTCGGTCGTCTTCAATTTTGCTATCGGGTCGTTCTTCTAG
- a CDS encoding type II toxin-antitoxin system VapC family toxin, giving the protein MNSFSMILVDSSAWITYFLDNPKAGLIASYFSKAPEGILVPSAVLYEVYRCLSRTIGDEKALFFVTQMENEQVVPLDEDLALYAAKLGSEHQLGMADAIIYATAQTYDAELITLDNDFRKLPGCKVFS; this is encoded by the coding sequence ATGAACTCCTTTAGTATGATTCTTGTCGATTCTTCCGCATGGATTACCTACTTTCTTGATAACCCTAAGGCGGGTCTTATTGCCTCTTATTTCTCCAAGGCGCCTGAGGGGATTTTAGTCCCCAGCGCTGTTCTCTATGAAGTCTATCGGTGTTTGAGCCGTACCATTGGGGATGAAAAGGCCCTTTTTTTTGTGACCCAGATGGAGAACGAACAGGTTGTTCCATTGGATGAAGATTTAGCCTTGTATGCAGCCAAGCTTGGATCAGAGCATCAACTGGGAATGGCCGATGCGATTATTTATGCAACAGCCCAAACCTATGATGCCGAACTGATTACCCTCGACAATGACTTTCGGAAGCTACCCGGTTGCAAAGTATTCAGCTAA
- a CDS encoding AbrB/MazE/SpoVT family DNA-binding domain-containing protein: protein MTYTSVSPKYQVVIPKVVRERLQVKPGQKLIVYERGGIIHLIPTVPLKKLRGMLKGSGVTLEGLRDKSDRPLQVSSLISIHKT, encoded by the coding sequence ATGACGTACACCTCAGTTTCACCCAAATATCAGGTTGTAATCCCGAAAGTGGTTCGAGAAAGGCTGCAGGTGAAGCCCGGCCAAAAGTTGATTGTTTATGAAAGGGGGGGGATTATCCATTTGATTCCGACCGTTCCCTTAAAAAAATTACGGGGGATGCTCAAAGGGAGCGGGGTGACGCTGGAAGGTTTGAGAGACAAATCGGATCGCCCCTTACAAGTCAGTTCATTAATCTCTATTCATAAGACCTGA
- a CDS encoding acyl-CoA thioesterase has translation MQPKPVKESQIEVTHIVQPAHINSLGTIFGGQVMAWIDLAAAICAERHTRQVCVTAAIDDLHFLAPVRAGDIVILHASVNYTHKTSLEIGVKVESENPLTGERRHTASAYLTFVALDEKRKPIEVPPILAETDKEKRRYREAEQRQKNRLKKREERKQYRS, from the coding sequence ATGCAACCTAAACCCGTCAAAGAATCCCAGATTGAAGTAACCCACATCGTTCAGCCGGCCCATATCAACTCGCTCGGCACGATTTTCGGCGGACAGGTGATGGCCTGGATCGATCTTGCAGCCGCCATCTGTGCGGAACGACATACACGACAGGTTTGTGTAACGGCCGCGATCGACGACCTCCATTTTTTGGCACCCGTCCGTGCAGGAGACATCGTCATTCTCCACGCCTCGGTCAATTACACACACAAAACCTCACTGGAAATCGGAGTAAAGGTCGAATCAGAAAACCCTCTAACGGGCGAACGTCGCCATACCGCCTCGGCCTACCTCACCTTCGTGGCACTCGATGAAAAAAGAAAACCAATCGAGGTGCCACCCATTCTTGCCGAAACCGATAAAGAGAAAAGAAGATACCGCGAGGCAGAGCAGAGACAGAAAAATCGTTTAAAGAAACGTGAAGAGCGAAAACAGTATCGATCTTAA
- a CDS encoding replication-associated recombination protein A, translating into MSELFTLFPSQKQKELESPLADRMRPVSLDEIVGQESILGNEKPLRRQIKGDHLPSLILWGPPGSGKTTIARVIAQETKAAFYSISAVMAGVKELKEILEIATRHRRLEGKKTILFVDEIHRWNKAQQDALLHHLEDGTITLIGATTENPSFEVIGPLLSRTKVYVLNPLSLEDLKMIVQRALQDVKRGFGKMNFKIDEDALSFICETSDGDARRALNTLEIATSLITTPSSGAMIRRIDVEQALQKKSLLYDKSGEEHYNLISAFIKSMRGSDPDAAIYYLARMLEAGEEPLFLARRMVIFASEDVGNADPQAIQVAISAMQAFDFVGMPEGWIPLAQAATYLASAPKSNASYMAYKKAKEDVEKEGALPTPKHIRNAPTKLMKELDYGKGYRYPHHYEGHYVKEEYLPEKLRGKKYYDPSENGHEKEIKEHLCNLNPSKNPRLK; encoded by the coding sequence ATGTCGGAGCTCTTCACACTCTTTCCATCACAAAAACAAAAAGAATTGGAATCCCCTCTGGCCGACCGGATGCGACCTGTCTCTCTTGATGAAATTGTGGGACAGGAATCGATTTTGGGAAATGAGAAACCTCTCAGGCGACAAATCAAGGGCGACCATCTCCCCTCACTCATCCTCTGGGGACCCCCTGGCTCCGGTAAAACGACGATTGCCCGGGTCATTGCCCAAGAAACCAAAGCGGCCTTCTACTCCATTTCCGCCGTGATGGCGGGGGTCAAGGAGCTCAAGGAGATTCTTGAGATCGCCACGAGGCACCGTCGTCTTGAGGGGAAAAAGACAATCCTCTTCGTCGATGAGATCCATCGCTGGAACAAGGCCCAGCAGGACGCCCTTCTCCACCATCTGGAGGATGGAACAATCACACTGATTGGCGCGACCACGGAAAACCCGTCCTTTGAGGTGATTGGACCTCTCCTCTCACGAACCAAGGTTTATGTCTTGAATCCCCTCTCTCTCGAGGACCTTAAAATGATTGTCCAACGAGCATTGCAGGACGTAAAGCGAGGATTTGGAAAAATGAATTTTAAAATCGATGAGGACGCCTTGAGCTTTATCTGCGAGACCTCGGATGGGGATGCGCGGAGGGCACTCAATACGCTGGAGATAGCAACGAGCCTCATCACAACGCCTTCCTCAGGCGCCATGATTCGACGTATTGATGTCGAACAAGCGCTTCAGAAGAAGAGTCTTCTCTATGACAAATCCGGCGAGGAGCATTATAATCTGATCTCGGCCTTCATTAAATCGATGCGAGGCTCCGATCCGGATGCCGCCATCTACTACCTCGCCCGAATGCTGGAGGCGGGAGAGGAGCCGCTTTTTCTCGCGCGACGCATGGTAATTTTCGCCTCTGAAGATGTGGGTAACGCCGATCCACAGGCGATCCAGGTGGCAATCTCTGCAATGCAGGCATTCGATTTTGTCGGAATGCCCGAGGGATGGATACCACTCGCACAGGCGGCAACCTACCTCGCCTCCGCACCCAAAAGTAATGCGAGTTACATGGCGTATAAAAAGGCAAAAGAGGATGTTGAGAAAGAGGGGGCGCTTCCAACACCGAAACATATTCGTAATGCACCGACAAAATTGATGAAAGAGCTCGATTATGGAAAGGGATACAGATACCCTCACCATTATGAAGGGCACTACGTCAAAGAGGAATATTTACCGGAGAAGTTGAGGGGGAAAAAATACTATGATCCGAGTGAGAATGGCCATGAAAAGGAGATCAAGGAACACCTATGCAACCTAAACCCGTCAAAGAATCCCAGATTGAAGTAA
- a CDS encoding TldD/PmbA family protein, translating into MDPIAYLEQQASLLKVDGYEFYRTRSRQLQIEAKGGDVESSEEAVSHGLAIRLIRQGRVGFASTSYESPASLEKALQLAYNTLDLVQEEVGVRFANEKNRNSFSPVFDQSLRERPFQEKARLALALEKEARDFDRRICRLRSVCYEEVEEEVELKTSFQFEGSYRRTLCELSLMVVAEEGGESETAWESDFSPSFDRLDPSVPARRAAEKAVSLLGAKPVSSRRCPALLEPSVAASFLSVLASSFMGDQVMRGRSILKDQVGKDIYSTKVSLLDDGRMVDGYLSLPFDGEGSPTKKNNLIKEGRLVGFLHDQQSSNRMGAELTGNGIRPSYKEKPRVGVSNFFLEPGQKPVSELMHQMENGFWITDLIGLHTANAVSGDFSLGATGFWVENGKKNHPVRGVAVSGNLHTIFKRVVEVGSDLKFFHSFGCPSLLISDIDLGGV; encoded by the coding sequence GTGGATCCAATCGCTTATCTTGAGCAACAGGCTTCCCTGTTAAAAGTGGATGGCTATGAGTTTTATCGAACGAGAAGTCGTCAACTTCAAATCGAAGCGAAGGGAGGAGATGTTGAGTCATCAGAAGAGGCGGTCTCTCATGGTTTGGCGATCCGCTTGATTCGTCAGGGACGAGTTGGATTTGCCTCAACGTCCTATGAGTCGCCTGCCTCTCTTGAGAAGGCCCTTCAACTTGCTTACAACACGCTGGATCTTGTGCAGGAAGAGGTTGGGGTCCGGTTTGCCAATGAAAAAAACAGGAACTCTTTTTCGCCGGTGTTTGACCAGAGTTTAAGAGAACGCCCTTTTCAGGAGAAGGCGAGGTTGGCCTTGGCGCTTGAAAAGGAGGCAAGGGATTTTGATCGCCGAATCTGTCGTCTTCGGAGTGTCTGTTACGAGGAGGTTGAGGAAGAGGTTGAACTGAAAACCTCCTTTCAGTTTGAGGGGAGTTATCGAAGAACCCTCTGTGAACTCTCGCTGATGGTGGTTGCCGAAGAGGGGGGAGAGTCCGAAACCGCCTGGGAAAGTGATTTTTCTCCCTCCTTTGACCGATTGGATCCATCGGTGCCTGCACGTCGGGCTGCGGAAAAGGCGGTCTCGCTCTTGGGGGCAAAACCGGTTTCGAGCCGACGTTGCCCTGCGTTGCTGGAACCCTCCGTGGCAGCCTCTTTTTTGAGCGTTCTTGCCTCCTCTTTTATGGGGGACCAGGTGATGAGGGGGAGATCGATCTTGAAAGATCAAGTTGGTAAAGATATTTATTCTACGAAGGTCAGTTTGTTGGACGACGGAAGGATGGTAGACGGATACCTCAGTCTCCCCTTTGATGGGGAGGGGAGCCCGACGAAAAAAAATAATTTGATCAAAGAGGGGCGTTTGGTTGGTTTTTTGCATGATCAACAGTCATCGAATCGAATGGGAGCTGAATTGACGGGTAATGGAATAAGACCTTCCTATAAAGAGAAGCCTCGCGTCGGTGTCTCCAATTTTTTTCTTGAACCAGGTCAGAAACCGGTTTCAGAATTGATGCATCAGATGGAAAACGGTTTCTGGATTACGGACCTTATTGGTTTGCATACCGCCAATGCTGTCAGCGGGGATTTCTCATTAGGAGCGACCGGTTTTTGGGTGGAGAATGGGAAGAAAAATCATCCGGTACGTGGGGTTGCTGTTTCGGGGAATTTGCACACCATTTTTAAAAGGGTAGTTGAGGTTGGGTCGGATCTTAAGTTTTTTCACTCTTTTGGTTGTCCGTCGCTCTTGATTTCTGATATTGATCTGGGTGGGGTTTAG
- a CDS encoding Stp1/IreP family PP2C-type Ser/Thr phosphatase has product MKIVSFGKSDVGKKREKNEDSFLVDESIGLYVVADGMGGHLGGEYASKIAVKTIQEILRKFRDEPEAMMAEGHSKAGDPVLELKQAIRIASQRIYKEAIREPNLRGMGTTVVALLIRDQKGYLANVGDSRGYLIRNPEIQQLTVDHSLVSEQLQAGFITLEEVKHHRLKNIITRSVGFQEDVETDLVVRELEEGDQFLLCSDGLTNLVPDDEIQKLVSKGKSSNPKSACEKLIQLANQRGGDDNVTTVIVSVQP; this is encoded by the coding sequence ATGAAAATCGTCAGCTTCGGCAAAAGCGATGTGGGCAAGAAGAGAGAGAAGAATGAGGATAGCTTTCTTGTTGATGAGTCGATCGGCTTGTACGTTGTAGCGGACGGGATGGGGGGGCATCTGGGAGGTGAATATGCCAGCAAGATTGCCGTGAAGACGATTCAAGAGATCTTGCGGAAATTTCGGGATGAACCAGAGGCGATGATGGCGGAGGGACATTCAAAGGCGGGGGATCCTGTTTTGGAGCTGAAGCAGGCGATCCGGATTGCGTCACAACGAATTTATAAAGAGGCGATCCGCGAGCCAAACCTCCGGGGGATGGGAACCACGGTTGTGGCACTTCTCATTAGGGATCAGAAAGGATATCTGGCCAACGTCGGTGACAGCCGGGGCTATTTAATCCGCAATCCTGAAATCCAGCAACTGACAGTCGATCACTCCCTCGTTAGTGAACAGTTACAGGCCGGTTTTATCACTTTGGAAGAGGTAAAGCATCACCGACTCAAAAACATTATCACACGCTCTGTTGGTTTTCAGGAGGATGTGGAGACGGATCTGGTGGTTCGTGAATTGGAGGAGGGGGACCAGTTTCTTCTCTGTTCGGATGGATTGACGAACCTGGTTCCCGATGACGAAATCCAAAAATTAGTTAGCAAAGGGAAGTCATCGAATCCGAAATCGGCTTGCGAAAAACTGATCCAGTTAGCGAATCAGAGGGGCGGGGATGATAATGTCACTACTGTTATTGTTTCGGTCCAACCCTAA
- a CDS encoding M23 family metallopeptidase, with product MMRFRLSNSNIFIVGFFFVVSLLTTVLSTAGLLHYRSLYQKLEGVRLAQGEFARERSEILNELKSLESIVQSAEKYANNLAGMVGIERPELRKGVGPIKELTRDINDFVLPVDFDGLGQEIGRLEGRAKAIDYRLQELSKTQEEKLLYIASRPSIWPVKGWVTSEFGYRHSPVGSGHVFHKGIDIGSQWGSTVVAPAAGIVRYSGFKGALGRAVILDHGYGVHSYYGHASKLLVQNGSLVKRGTPIAQVGSSGHSTGPHLHYEIHVDGVPVDPMQYIIQ from the coding sequence GTGATGAGATTTCGGCTGTCCAATTCAAACATTTTTATTGTTGGTTTCTTTTTTGTCGTAAGTCTTTTGACTACCGTTTTGAGTACGGCCGGTCTTCTTCATTATCGGTCGCTCTATCAGAAATTGGAGGGGGTTCGACTCGCGCAGGGAGAGTTTGCGAGGGAGCGTTCAGAGATTCTGAATGAGCTCAAAAGCCTGGAGTCGATTGTTCAATCAGCCGAAAAATATGCCAACAACCTTGCCGGGATGGTTGGCATTGAGAGGCCTGAGCTCCGAAAGGGTGTTGGGCCGATCAAGGAGTTGACGCGGGATATTAATGATTTTGTTCTGCCGGTTGACTTCGATGGACTTGGTCAGGAGATCGGCCGCCTTGAGGGACGAGCCAAGGCGATTGATTATCGCCTCCAAGAGTTGAGCAAGACTCAGGAAGAGAAGCTTCTTTATATTGCCTCCCGTCCTTCGATCTGGCCTGTGAAGGGATGGGTCACGAGCGAGTTTGGTTACCGTCATTCACCGGTTGGATCGGGGCATGTTTTTCATAAGGGGATTGATATTGGTTCTCAGTGGGGCTCAACCGTTGTGGCCCCTGCGGCGGGAATTGTCCGGTATTCTGGTTTCAAAGGTGCTTTGGGGAGGGCGGTCATCCTGGATCATGGCTATGGGGTTCATTCCTATTATGGGCATGCCTCAAAACTTTTGGTCCAAAACGGGTCTCTCGTCAAACGGGGGACGCCGATTGCCCAGGTCGGGAGCAGTGGCCATTCCACCGGTCCGCATCTTCATTATGAAATTCATGTTGATGGGGTGCCTGTTGACCCGATGCAGTACATCATTCAGTAA